In Thermoanaerobacterium xylanolyticum LX-11, the genomic window TGTCTTTGGCGAAGGAAATTTAAGATCGAAAATCATGTTTGTAGGTGAAGGACCTGGGCGAGATGAGGATTTGCAAGGGCGACCTTTTGTAGGGAAAGCGGGACAATTGCTAAATAAGATGCTGGAGGCAATAAATTTAAAAAGGGAAGATGTGTATATTGCCAATATTGTAAAATGCAGGCCGCCTAACAATAGAGTGCCGCTTCAGAGCGAGGTAGATGCATGTTTGCCATATCTTAGAAATCAAGTTGCAATAATAGCTCCAAAAATAATAGTGTGTTTAGGTGCTACGGCCGCAAAAGCCATAATTGATAAAGATTTTAAGATAACGGCCATGAGAGGACAATGGTTTGAAAAGAAAGGTGTGAAGATAATAGCTACATATCATCCTGCGGCGCTTTTAAGGGATCCTGAGAAGAAGTATCCTGCCTGGGAAGATTTCAAATCTATCAGAGATGAGCTGGATAGGTGTAATCAGTAGCATATAGAAGCATTTTGGAGCATACTTGTGTTATTTACATGTAATGACGTTATATGAACATTAATGAAGGTTGAATTAGAATTTCAAACGTGGTATATTAACATACGTCGCTCCTGCGAGGAGCGAAAGGAAGACACCACAAAATACCAAAGAGAAAGCAGTTGACAGAGAGAAGATAATGTGGTAATATAGACGATGTCGCGATAAGCGGCGAGGGAAATGAACCTTGAAAACCGAACAGTGAGATATGCGAGCAAAGGATATAAACATGAGAGTTTGATCCTGGCTCAGGACGAACGCTGGCGGCGTGCCTAACACATGCAAGTCGAGCGATCCGGCACTCAACTAAGCGCTTACAGAAAAAAAGACAGCAAAGAGAAAAGAAAGCAGAAAAAGAGAGAAATAAGAGTAAACGCGGAGTTGAGTGCCGGATAGCGGCGGACGGGTGAGTAACGCGTGGACAATCTACCCTGTAGACTGGGATAACACCCCGAAAGGGGTGCTAATACCGGATAATGTCAAGTAATGGCATCATTGCTTGAAGAAAGGAGAAATCCGCTATAGGATGAGTCCGCGTCCCATTAGCTAGTTGGCGGGGTAAAAGCCCACCAAGGCGACGATGGGTAGCCGGCCTGAGAGGGTGAACGGCCACACTGGAACTGAGACACGGTCCAGACTCCTACGGGAGGCAGCAGTGGGGAATATTGTGCAATGGGGGAAACCCTGACACAGCGACGCCGCGTGAGCGAAGAAGGCCTTCGGGTCGTAAAGCTCAATAGTATGGGAAGATAATGACGGTACCATACGAAAGCCCCGGCTAACTACGTGCCAGCAGCCGCGGTAATACGTAGGGGGCGAGCGTTGTCCGGAATTACTGGGCGTAAAGAGCACGTAGGCGGCTATAAAAGTCAGATGTGAAAAACCTGGGCTCAACCGAGGGTATGCATCTGAAACTAAATAGCTTGAGTCAAGGAGAGGAGAGCGGAATTCCTGGTGTAGCGGTGAAATGCGTAGAGATCAGGAAGAATACCAGTGGCGAAAGCGGCTCTCTGGACTTGAACTGACGCTGAGGTGCGAAAGCGTGGGGAGCAAACAGGATTAGATACCCTGGTAGTCCACGCCGTAAACGATGGATACTAGGTGTGGGTTAGTATAATCCGTGCCGGAGTTAACGCAATAAGTATCCCGCCTGGGGAGTACGGCCGCAAGGTTGAAACTCAAAGGAATTGACGGGGGCCCGCACAAGCAGCGGAGCATGTGGTTTAATTCGAAGCAACGCGAAGAACCTTACCAGGGCTTGACATCCACAGAATCCGGTAGAAATACCGGAGTGCCTCGAAAGAGGAGCTGTGAGACAGGTGGTGCATGGTTGTCGTCAGCTCGTGTCGTGAGATGTTGGGTTAAGTCCCGCAACGAGCGCAACCCCTGTTGGTAGTTACCAGCGTAAAGACGGGGACTCTACCGAGACTGCCGTGGATAACACGGAGGAAGGCGGGGATGACGTCAAATCATCATGCCCTTTATGCCCTGGGCTACACACGTGCTACAATGGCCTGAACAGAGGGCAGCGAAGGAGCGATCCGGAGCGAATCCCAGAAAACAGGTCCCAGTTCAGATTGCAGGCTGCAACCCGCCTGCATGAAGACGGAGTTGCTAGTAATCGCGGATCAGCATGCCGCGGTGAATACGTTCCCGGGCCTTGTACACACCGCCCGTCACACCACGAGAGTTTACAACACCCGAAGTCAGTGACCTAACCGCAAGGAAGGAGCTGCCGAAGGTGGGGTAAATGATTGGGGTGAAGTCGTAACAAGGTAGCCGTATCGGAAGGTGCGGCTGGATCACCTCCTTTCTAAGGAGCAATCCTACAATAAAGAAAAGAAAGAGTATTTATTTTAAGAGCGAACATATAGCGGAGTGTTCGTAAATGTGTCCGATGAATGAAGCGAGTGAAGCGTGCGAGCGTGAAGGACCACGCGAGAGGCACTACGACAGGACGTCGTTAAGTGCCGTTAGCGAAACGAGCGAAAAGAATCGAAGACACATAGAACACGGAGCCTATGTGAGCGATAAAATAAATACGATATCTCACTGTTCAGTTTTGAGGGTTTAAGCCCTCAGAGAAGTGAACCTTGAAAACTGCACAATGCAAATATGGGTAACGAAGAAAAAACGAGGAAACAATAGGTCAAGTTAGAAAGGGCGTATGGTGGATGCCCAGGCACTTAGAGCCGAAGAAGGACGCAGCAAGCGGCGAAACGCTCCGGGGAGTCGCAAGCAGACGCAGATCCGGAGATCTCCGAATGGGGAAACCCGCTTAAGGTAATACTTAAGCATCCCATGGTGAACACATAGCCATGAGGAAGGGACACCGCGTGAACTGAAACATCTAAGTAGCGCGAGGAAAAGAAAGAAAAAGTCGATTTCCTGAGTAGTGGCGAGCGAAAAGGAAAGAGCCCAAACCCGGCACTCAATTAGAATTGTTAAAAAAGCAAAAATAGAGAAATAGCAGTTCTAATTGAGTGCCGGGGGTTTAGGACCACAAGAAGGTATAAAAAAGCGAAGCCGAACAGACCTGGGAAGGCAGGCCAAAGAAGGTGAAAGCCCTGTAGGCGAAAGCTTCAAATACCGAGTGGGATCCAGAGTACCACAGGATAGGCAACCCGGTGGGAAGACGGGAGGACCATCTCCCAAGGCTAAATACTCCTAAGTGACCGATAGCGCATAGTACCGTGAGGGAAAGGTGAAAAGAACCCCGGGAGGGGAGTGAAAGAGAACCTGAAACCATATGTCCACAAGCAGTGGAAGTCCGGCACTCAACTGAACATGTTAGAGAGAAGAAAAAAGAACTAGCGTGTCCAGTTGAGAGCCGGACGACCACGTACTTTTTGTAGAACGGACCGGCGAGTTATAGATATGCAGCGAGGTTAAGCGAAAGCGGAGCCGAAGCGAAAGCGAGTCTTAAAAGGGCGAAAGTTGCATATCATAGACCCGAAACCGTGCGACCTACCCATGATCAGGGTGAAGCCGGAGTAAGATCTGGTGGAGGCCCGAACCACGTTGACGTTGAAAAGTCATGGGATGAATTGTGGGTAGCGGAGAAATTCCAATCGAGCTCGGAGATAGCTGGTTCTCCCCGAAATAGCTTTAGGGCTAGCCTCAGGGGGAAGGAAATATGGAGGTAGAGCACTGAATGGACTAGGGGCCAAAGAGGTTACCGAACCCTATCAAACTCCGAATGCCATATTGAGACCCTGGGAGTCAGACTACGAGTGATAAGATCCGTGGTCAAAAGGGAAAGAGCCCAGACCGACAGCTAAGGTCCCAAAGAGCATGTTAAGTGGAAAAGGAAGTAGGATTTCCAAGACAACCAGGATGTTGGCTTAGAAGCAGCCATACATTCAAAGAGTGCGTAATAGCTCACTGGTCGAGAAATCCCGCGCCGAAAATAAACGGGGCTAAAACATGCCACCGAAGCTACGGATTCTAAAGAAAGAATGGTAGGGGAGCGTACTGTACAGGACGAAGGACAAGCGAAAGCGAATCTGGACAGTACAGTAGAGAGAATGCCGGTATAAGTAACGAGAGTAAGGCGAGAAACCTTACCGTCGAAAGCCTAAGGATTCCTGGGGAAGGATAATCCGCCCAGGGTAAGTCGGGACCTAAGCCGAGGCGAAAGCGTAGGCGATGGAGAACCGGTAATAAATCCGGTACCACCGAAATCCGTCAAAAGAGAAGCAAGGACGCAGCGAGATAAGAAAAGCGTGCGGTTGGTAGAGCACGTCCAAGCAGCGACGAAAAGAGCTTTGAGTGAAGTACCAAAGCTCATAAGAGCTGTGAAGGGGAGCCGAAAGGCGAAGTTTCGAAGGGGCTGCCAAGAAAAGTTGCTATCGAGGATAAGGTGCCCGTACCATAAACCGACACAGGTAGGCGAGGAGAGAATCCAAAGACGAGCGGGAGAACCCTCATTAAGGAACTCGGCAAAAAGACTCCGTAACTTCGGGAGAAGGAGTGCCGAAAGGCCGCAGAGAAGAGGCCCAAGCGACTGTTTACCAAAAACACAGGTTTCTGCTAAGTCGAAAGACGAAGTATAGGAGCTGACGCCTGCCCGGTGCTGGAAGGTTAAGGGGAAGGGTCATC contains:
- a CDS encoding uracil-DNA glycosylase; its protein translation is MSLLPLKELIEQCMNCTKCPLHNVRNNVVFGEGNLRSKIMFVGEGPGRDEDLQGRPFVGKAGQLLNKMLEAINLKREDVYIANIVKCRPPNNRVPLQSEVDACLPYLRNQVAIIAPKIIVCLGATAAKAIIDKDFKITAMRGQWFEKKGVKIIATYHPAALLRDPEKKYPAWEDFKSIRDELDRCNQ